Proteins encoded in a region of the Mercenaria mercenaria strain notata chromosome 1, MADL_Memer_1, whole genome shotgun sequence genome:
- the LOC123532895 gene encoding phosphofurin acidic cluster sorting protein 2-like isoform X2: MADKSKNLSVQNGQKVISMKLFATWEVEKSSPNCIPRICSLRLTRLIVLKPLENELTSVIIAMKMQSSKRVLRSNEIEIPRGGIADVQLDLSFMLQYPHFLKRDGNKLQVMLQRRKRYKNRPIIGYKTLAVGQLSMAEVLQHTGNREMSLYTDIKDHKNVVAKVMMLNISSSPVDHEENQNGRRKIASSDADRSPDIDVDSDDDENEEDQENWSNDELSDSEPMMLEDGHSRQRKVNRTKVRPAMNRQRNLKQKFVALLKRFKISEEVLDAGADHEILGDGENPADIDDLIEELEDLSDSEPELDTMSVMSTPKPRLRPFFTGQGSTNEIDRQSLTDIPSRNLGSDDSSNSQAERDTDPETSEVAMATSLEVPTFNTEHMKLEPRKALLDQLTLVLGGSDDKLPDNLLLVNTAEWQGQLFVQKLQDKHLRMICTCSDADVRATINFLVSKIQKFCNYNSRSPNATKIGIAGGDGFINSVLRPYVEQFSAKSPDWQTYVKFLVIPFGSSAVGKYLAHIDSTYNSLFGDWMWKDTFERTDSSSNKLEQEQVYARISKYLSSAGGIVQIPIAEAMVMCKVKGSDEESCQVFVPFLCEVKIGTTEALMTSIDLDESIPAPSLSSSPPQQNVATVDKNTPPNSPNVSGSAPFLGVTPPTASASYSPREYVELQVDYWTMANKTESSDKVDKSSKKDSNKSSLKSVFKSLHVVRLSPQHQLPALAENQTVPFALIVVTREKKQKIRIGKKSKEESKTSVYDGISRLICTSKSLNQSLKVTVDGVDWMGVKFFQLSSQWQTHIKHFPVCTFTADIGPVT, translated from the exons aatatgcAGTTTGAGACTGACAAGGCTTATTGTGCTCAAGCCTCTCGAAAATGAGCTCACATCAGTGATAATTGCCATGAAAATGCag AGTTCAAAACGTGTATTGAGATCAAACGAGATTGAGATTCCTAGAGGTGGTATAGCAGATGTACAGCTGGATCTGTCATTTATGCTGCAG TATCCACACTTCCTGAAGAGGGATGGCAATAAGTTACAAGTGATGTTACAAAGGAGAAAAAGGTACAAGAATAGACCAATCATAGGATATAAAACACTGGCCGTAGGACAACTTAGTATGGCAGAG GTGTTGCAGCATACAGGTAACCGAGAAATGTCCCTGTATACGGACATTAAGGACCATAAAAATGTTGTTGCCAAGGTAATGATGCTCAATATATCCAGCTCTCCAGTAGATCATGAGGAAAACCAGAATGGCAGAAGAAAAATTGCCTCTTCAGATGCAG ATCGTTCTCCAGATATAGATGTAGATtcagatgatgatgaaaatgaagAAGATCAAGAGAACTGGTCAAATGATGAACTCTCGGACAGTGAACCAATGATGTTGGAAGATGGACACTCAAGACAGCGAAAAGTGAATAGGACAAAAGTCAGACCTGCAATGAATAGG CAAAGAAATCTGAAGCAGAAATTTGTGGCATTGTTGAAAAGATTCAAAATTTCAGAAGAG GTGCTAGATGCAGGAGCAGACCATGAGATATTAGGAGATGGAGAAAACCCAGCAGATATTGATGATCTTATAGAAGAACTGGAAGATTTGAGTGATAGCGAACCAGAACTTGATACCATGAGTGTAATGTCCACACCTAAACCTAGACTAAG GCCATTTTTCACTGGACAGGGAAGCACAAACGAAATTGACAGGCAAAGTTTAACA GATATCCCCTCTCGAAATCTTGGAAGTGACGATAGCTCAAATAGTCAAGCC GAACGAGACACAGACCCTGAAACCTCGgaagttgccatggcaacaagttTAGAGGTGCCAACATTTAACACGGAGCACATGAAGTTAGAG ccccGTAAAGCATTATTGGACCAGTTGACATTGGTACTGGGCGGCTCCGATGATAAGCTACCTGACAACTTACTTCTAGTCAATACAGCAGAATGGCAAGGGCAG TTATTTGTGCAGAAGTTACAAGACAAACATCTGAGAATGATATGTACATGTTCAGATGCTGATGTAAGGGCCACAATCAACTTCCTTGtctcaaaaatacaaaaatt ttgTAATTATAATTCTCGAAGTCCAAATGCCACAAAGATAGGTATAGCAGGTGGAGATGGTTTCATCAATTCAGTATTACGTCCATATGTGGAGCAGTTCTCTGCAAAGTCACCTGATTGGCAGACATACGTCAAATTTCTTGTTATACCATTTG GTTCCAGTGCAGTTGGAAAGTATTTGGCACATATAGACAGTACATACAATAGTTTATTTGGTGATTGGATGTGGAAAGACACATTTGAAAGGACTGATTCATCCTCCAATAAATTAG AGCAAGAACAagtttatgctagaatatcgAAATATCTGTCATCCGCTGGCGGAATTGTACAGATCCCTATCGCAGAAGCTATGGTTATGTGTAAAGTTAAAGG GAGTGATGAGGAGTCTTGTCAAGTGTTTGTTCCATTCCTTTGT GAGGTTAAGATAGGTACAACTGAAGCATTAATGACGTCCATAGATCTTGATGAGAGTATACCGGCACCGTCCTTGTCTAGTTCTCCACCACAGCAAAATGTTGCCACTGTAGATAAAAATACTCCACCAAACTCACCAAATGTCAGCGGATCAGCTCCATTTTTAGG GGTAACACCACCCACAGCCTCAGCCTCGTATTCACCAAGAGAATATGTTGAACTGCAAGTTGATTACTGGACCATGGCGAATAAGACGGAATCATCGGACAAAGTTGATAAATCAAGCAAAAAAGACAGCAACAAGTCCTCCCTGAAGTCCGTTTTCAAGTCATTACATGTTGTCAGACTGTCACCACAACATCAACTTCCTGCTCTGGCAGAGAACCAGACTGTGCCATTTGCATTGATAGTTGTGACACGAGAAAAGAAACAGAAAA TACGTATTGGGAAGAAGTCAAAAGAAGAATCAAAAACTTCAGTTTATGATGGAATCAGCAGATTGATATGTACCTCCAAAAGTCTAAACCAGTCACTTAAAG TGACAGTAGATGGCGTTGATTGGATGGGTGTAAAATTCTTCCAACTGTCGTCTCAGTGGCAGACGCACATCAAACATTTCCCTGTGTGTACCTTTACAGCAGACATTGGACCAGTCACATGA
- the LOC123532895 gene encoding phosphofurin acidic cluster sorting protein 1-like isoform X3, giving the protein MADKSKNLSVQNGQKVISMKLFATWEVEKSSPNCIPRICSLRLTRLIVLKPLENELTSVIIAMKMQSSKRVLRSNEIEIPRGGIADVQLDLSFMLQYPHFLKRDGNKLQVMLQRRKRYKNRPIIGYKTLAVGQLSMAEVLQHTGNREMSLYTDIKDHKNVVAKVMMLNISSSPVDHEENQNGRRKIASSDADRSPDIDVDSDDDENEEDQENWSNDELSDSEPMMLEDGHSRQRKVNRTKVRPAMNRQRNLKQKFVALLKRFKISEEVLDAGADHEILGDGENPADIDDLIEELEDLSDSEPELDTMSVMSTPKPRLRPFFTGQGSTNEIDRQSLTDIPSRNLGSDDSSNSQAPRKALLDQLTLVLGGSDDKLPDNLLLVNTAEWQGQLFVQKLQDKHLRMICTCSDADVRATINFLVSKIQKFCNYNSRSPNATKIGIAGGDGFINSVLRPYVEQFSAKSPDWQTYVKFLVIPFGSSAVGKYLAHIDSTYNSLFGDWMWKDTFERTDSSSNKLEQEQVYARISKYLSSAGGIVQIPIAEAMVMCKVKGSDEESCQVFVPFLCEVKIGTTEALMTSIDLDESIPAPSLSSSPPQQNVATVDKNTPPNSPNVSGSAPFLGVTPPTASASYSPREYVELQVDYWTMANKTESSDKVDKSSKKDSNKSSLKSVFKSLHVVRLSPQHQLPALAENQTVPFALIVVTREKKQKIRIGKKSKEESKTSVYDGISRLICTSKSLNQSLKVTVDGVDWMGVKFFQLSSQWQTHIKHFPVCTFTADIGPVT; this is encoded by the exons aatatgcAGTTTGAGACTGACAAGGCTTATTGTGCTCAAGCCTCTCGAAAATGAGCTCACATCAGTGATAATTGCCATGAAAATGCag AGTTCAAAACGTGTATTGAGATCAAACGAGATTGAGATTCCTAGAGGTGGTATAGCAGATGTACAGCTGGATCTGTCATTTATGCTGCAG TATCCACACTTCCTGAAGAGGGATGGCAATAAGTTACAAGTGATGTTACAAAGGAGAAAAAGGTACAAGAATAGACCAATCATAGGATATAAAACACTGGCCGTAGGACAACTTAGTATGGCAGAG GTGTTGCAGCATACAGGTAACCGAGAAATGTCCCTGTATACGGACATTAAGGACCATAAAAATGTTGTTGCCAAGGTAATGATGCTCAATATATCCAGCTCTCCAGTAGATCATGAGGAAAACCAGAATGGCAGAAGAAAAATTGCCTCTTCAGATGCAG ATCGTTCTCCAGATATAGATGTAGATtcagatgatgatgaaaatgaagAAGATCAAGAGAACTGGTCAAATGATGAACTCTCGGACAGTGAACCAATGATGTTGGAAGATGGACACTCAAGACAGCGAAAAGTGAATAGGACAAAAGTCAGACCTGCAATGAATAGG CAAAGAAATCTGAAGCAGAAATTTGTGGCATTGTTGAAAAGATTCAAAATTTCAGAAGAG GTGCTAGATGCAGGAGCAGACCATGAGATATTAGGAGATGGAGAAAACCCAGCAGATATTGATGATCTTATAGAAGAACTGGAAGATTTGAGTGATAGCGAACCAGAACTTGATACCATGAGTGTAATGTCCACACCTAAACCTAGACTAAG GCCATTTTTCACTGGACAGGGAAGCACAAACGAAATTGACAGGCAAAGTTTAACA GATATCCCCTCTCGAAATCTTGGAAGTGACGATAGCTCAAATAGTCAAGCC ccccGTAAAGCATTATTGGACCAGTTGACATTGGTACTGGGCGGCTCCGATGATAAGCTACCTGACAACTTACTTCTAGTCAATACAGCAGAATGGCAAGGGCAG TTATTTGTGCAGAAGTTACAAGACAAACATCTGAGAATGATATGTACATGTTCAGATGCTGATGTAAGGGCCACAATCAACTTCCTTGtctcaaaaatacaaaaatt ttgTAATTATAATTCTCGAAGTCCAAATGCCACAAAGATAGGTATAGCAGGTGGAGATGGTTTCATCAATTCAGTATTACGTCCATATGTGGAGCAGTTCTCTGCAAAGTCACCTGATTGGCAGACATACGTCAAATTTCTTGTTATACCATTTG GTTCCAGTGCAGTTGGAAAGTATTTGGCACATATAGACAGTACATACAATAGTTTATTTGGTGATTGGATGTGGAAAGACACATTTGAAAGGACTGATTCATCCTCCAATAAATTAG AGCAAGAACAagtttatgctagaatatcgAAATATCTGTCATCCGCTGGCGGAATTGTACAGATCCCTATCGCAGAAGCTATGGTTATGTGTAAAGTTAAAGG GAGTGATGAGGAGTCTTGTCAAGTGTTTGTTCCATTCCTTTGT GAGGTTAAGATAGGTACAACTGAAGCATTAATGACGTCCATAGATCTTGATGAGAGTATACCGGCACCGTCCTTGTCTAGTTCTCCACCACAGCAAAATGTTGCCACTGTAGATAAAAATACTCCACCAAACTCACCAAATGTCAGCGGATCAGCTCCATTTTTAGG GGTAACACCACCCACAGCCTCAGCCTCGTATTCACCAAGAGAATATGTTGAACTGCAAGTTGATTACTGGACCATGGCGAATAAGACGGAATCATCGGACAAAGTTGATAAATCAAGCAAAAAAGACAGCAACAAGTCCTCCCTGAAGTCCGTTTTCAAGTCATTACATGTTGTCAGACTGTCACCACAACATCAACTTCCTGCTCTGGCAGAGAACCAGACTGTGCCATTTGCATTGATAGTTGTGACACGAGAAAAGAAACAGAAAA TACGTATTGGGAAGAAGTCAAAAGAAGAATCAAAAACTTCAGTTTATGATGGAATCAGCAGATTGATATGTACCTCCAAAAGTCTAAACCAGTCACTTAAAG TGACAGTAGATGGCGTTGATTGGATGGGTGTAAAATTCTTCCAACTGTCGTCTCAGTGGCAGACGCACATCAAACATTTCCCTGTGTGTACCTTTACAGCAGACATTGGACCAGTCACATGA
- the LOC123532895 gene encoding phosphofurin acidic cluster sorting protein 2-like isoform X1, producing MADKSKNLSVQNGQKVISMKLFATWEVEKSSPNCIPRICSLRLTRLIVLKPLENELTSVIIAMKMQSSKRVLRSNEIEIPRGGIADVQLDLSFMLQYPHFLKRDGNKLQVMLQRRKRYKNRPIIGYKTLAVGQLSMAEVLQHTGNREMSLYTDIKDHKNVVAKVMMLNISSSPVDHEENQNGRRKIASSDADRSPDIDVDSDDDENEEDQENWSNDELSDSEPMMLEDGHSRQRKVNRTKVRPAMNRQRNLKQKFVALLKRFKISEEVLDAGADHEILGDGENPADIDDLIEELEDLSDSEPELDTMSVMSTPKPRLRPFFTGQGSTNEIDRQSLTDIPSRNLGSDDSSNSQAERDTDPETSEVAMATSLEVPTFNTEHMKLETNSGKSHTQSLSTPQKPVHATQFLSNPLKTVVRERATSYKEKKEKKEHRHLERCHSMGLADQLPRKALLDQLTLVLGGSDDKLPDNLLLVNTAEWQGQLFVQKLQDKHLRMICTCSDADVRATINFLVSKIQKFCNYNSRSPNATKIGIAGGDGFINSVLRPYVEQFSAKSPDWQTYVKFLVIPFGSSAVGKYLAHIDSTYNSLFGDWMWKDTFERTDSSSNKLEQEQVYARISKYLSSAGGIVQIPIAEAMVMCKVKGSDEESCQVFVPFLCEVKIGTTEALMTSIDLDESIPAPSLSSSPPQQNVATVDKNTPPNSPNVSGSAPFLGVTPPTASASYSPREYVELQVDYWTMANKTESSDKVDKSSKKDSNKSSLKSVFKSLHVVRLSPQHQLPALAENQTVPFALIVVTREKKQKIRIGKKSKEESKTSVYDGISRLICTSKSLNQSLKVTVDGVDWMGVKFFQLSSQWQTHIKHFPVCTFTADIGPVT from the exons aatatgcAGTTTGAGACTGACAAGGCTTATTGTGCTCAAGCCTCTCGAAAATGAGCTCACATCAGTGATAATTGCCATGAAAATGCag AGTTCAAAACGTGTATTGAGATCAAACGAGATTGAGATTCCTAGAGGTGGTATAGCAGATGTACAGCTGGATCTGTCATTTATGCTGCAG TATCCACACTTCCTGAAGAGGGATGGCAATAAGTTACAAGTGATGTTACAAAGGAGAAAAAGGTACAAGAATAGACCAATCATAGGATATAAAACACTGGCCGTAGGACAACTTAGTATGGCAGAG GTGTTGCAGCATACAGGTAACCGAGAAATGTCCCTGTATACGGACATTAAGGACCATAAAAATGTTGTTGCCAAGGTAATGATGCTCAATATATCCAGCTCTCCAGTAGATCATGAGGAAAACCAGAATGGCAGAAGAAAAATTGCCTCTTCAGATGCAG ATCGTTCTCCAGATATAGATGTAGATtcagatgatgatgaaaatgaagAAGATCAAGAGAACTGGTCAAATGATGAACTCTCGGACAGTGAACCAATGATGTTGGAAGATGGACACTCAAGACAGCGAAAAGTGAATAGGACAAAAGTCAGACCTGCAATGAATAGG CAAAGAAATCTGAAGCAGAAATTTGTGGCATTGTTGAAAAGATTCAAAATTTCAGAAGAG GTGCTAGATGCAGGAGCAGACCATGAGATATTAGGAGATGGAGAAAACCCAGCAGATATTGATGATCTTATAGAAGAACTGGAAGATTTGAGTGATAGCGAACCAGAACTTGATACCATGAGTGTAATGTCCACACCTAAACCTAGACTAAG GCCATTTTTCACTGGACAGGGAAGCACAAACGAAATTGACAGGCAAAGTTTAACA GATATCCCCTCTCGAAATCTTGGAAGTGACGATAGCTCAAATAGTCAAGCC GAACGAGACACAGACCCTGAAACCTCGgaagttgccatggcaacaagttTAGAGGTGCCAACATTTAACACGGAGCACATGAAGTTAGAG ACAAATTCTGGTAAATCACACACTCAGTCACTGAGCACCCCACAGAAACCAGTCCATGCGACCCAGTTTCTCAGCAATCCGCTGAAAACAGTTGTGCGTGAACGAGCCACCTCCTATAAAGagaagaaagagaaaaaagaGCACCGTCACTTGGAACGTTGTCACAGCATGGGCTTGGCGGATCAGTTG ccccGTAAAGCATTATTGGACCAGTTGACATTGGTACTGGGCGGCTCCGATGATAAGCTACCTGACAACTTACTTCTAGTCAATACAGCAGAATGGCAAGGGCAG TTATTTGTGCAGAAGTTACAAGACAAACATCTGAGAATGATATGTACATGTTCAGATGCTGATGTAAGGGCCACAATCAACTTCCTTGtctcaaaaatacaaaaatt ttgTAATTATAATTCTCGAAGTCCAAATGCCACAAAGATAGGTATAGCAGGTGGAGATGGTTTCATCAATTCAGTATTACGTCCATATGTGGAGCAGTTCTCTGCAAAGTCACCTGATTGGCAGACATACGTCAAATTTCTTGTTATACCATTTG GTTCCAGTGCAGTTGGAAAGTATTTGGCACATATAGACAGTACATACAATAGTTTATTTGGTGATTGGATGTGGAAAGACACATTTGAAAGGACTGATTCATCCTCCAATAAATTAG AGCAAGAACAagtttatgctagaatatcgAAATATCTGTCATCCGCTGGCGGAATTGTACAGATCCCTATCGCAGAAGCTATGGTTATGTGTAAAGTTAAAGG GAGTGATGAGGAGTCTTGTCAAGTGTTTGTTCCATTCCTTTGT GAGGTTAAGATAGGTACAACTGAAGCATTAATGACGTCCATAGATCTTGATGAGAGTATACCGGCACCGTCCTTGTCTAGTTCTCCACCACAGCAAAATGTTGCCACTGTAGATAAAAATACTCCACCAAACTCACCAAATGTCAGCGGATCAGCTCCATTTTTAGG GGTAACACCACCCACAGCCTCAGCCTCGTATTCACCAAGAGAATATGTTGAACTGCAAGTTGATTACTGGACCATGGCGAATAAGACGGAATCATCGGACAAAGTTGATAAATCAAGCAAAAAAGACAGCAACAAGTCCTCCCTGAAGTCCGTTTTCAAGTCATTACATGTTGTCAGACTGTCACCACAACATCAACTTCCTGCTCTGGCAGAGAACCAGACTGTGCCATTTGCATTGATAGTTGTGACACGAGAAAAGAAACAGAAAA TACGTATTGGGAAGAAGTCAAAAGAAGAATCAAAAACTTCAGTTTATGATGGAATCAGCAGATTGATATGTACCTCCAAAAGTCTAAACCAGTCACTTAAAG TGACAGTAGATGGCGTTGATTGGATGGGTGTAAAATTCTTCCAACTGTCGTCTCAGTGGCAGACGCACATCAAACATTTCCCTGTGTGTACCTTTACAGCAGACATTGGACCAGTCACATGA
- the LOC123532895 gene encoding phosphofurin acidic cluster sorting protein 2-like isoform X4, producing the protein MADKSKNLSVQNGQKVISMKLFATWEVEKSSPNCIPRICSLRLTRLIVLKPLENELTSVIIAMKMQSSKRVLRSNEIEIPRGGIADVQLDLSFMLQYPHFLKRDGNKLQVMLQRRKRYKNRPIIGYKTLAVGQLSMAEVLQHTGNREMSLYTDIKDHKNVVAKVMMLNISSSPVDHEENQNGRRKIASSDADRSPDIDVDSDDDENEEDQENWSNDELSDSEPMMLEDGHSRQRKVNRTKVRPAMNRQRNLKQKFVALLKRFKISEEVLDAGADHEILGDGENPADIDDLIEELEDLSDSEPELDTMSVMSTPKPRLRPFFTGQGSTNEIDRQSLTPRKALLDQLTLVLGGSDDKLPDNLLLVNTAEWQGQLFVQKLQDKHLRMICTCSDADVRATINFLVSKIQKFCNYNSRSPNATKIGIAGGDGFINSVLRPYVEQFSAKSPDWQTYVKFLVIPFGSSAVGKYLAHIDSTYNSLFGDWMWKDTFERTDSSSNKLEQEQVYARISKYLSSAGGIVQIPIAEAMVMCKVKGSDEESCQVFVPFLCEVKIGTTEALMTSIDLDESIPAPSLSSSPPQQNVATVDKNTPPNSPNVSGSAPFLGVTPPTASASYSPREYVELQVDYWTMANKTESSDKVDKSSKKDSNKSSLKSVFKSLHVVRLSPQHQLPALAENQTVPFALIVVTREKKQKIRIGKKSKEESKTSVYDGISRLICTSKSLNQSLKVTVDGVDWMGVKFFQLSSQWQTHIKHFPVCTFTADIGPVT; encoded by the exons aatatgcAGTTTGAGACTGACAAGGCTTATTGTGCTCAAGCCTCTCGAAAATGAGCTCACATCAGTGATAATTGCCATGAAAATGCag AGTTCAAAACGTGTATTGAGATCAAACGAGATTGAGATTCCTAGAGGTGGTATAGCAGATGTACAGCTGGATCTGTCATTTATGCTGCAG TATCCACACTTCCTGAAGAGGGATGGCAATAAGTTACAAGTGATGTTACAAAGGAGAAAAAGGTACAAGAATAGACCAATCATAGGATATAAAACACTGGCCGTAGGACAACTTAGTATGGCAGAG GTGTTGCAGCATACAGGTAACCGAGAAATGTCCCTGTATACGGACATTAAGGACCATAAAAATGTTGTTGCCAAGGTAATGATGCTCAATATATCCAGCTCTCCAGTAGATCATGAGGAAAACCAGAATGGCAGAAGAAAAATTGCCTCTTCAGATGCAG ATCGTTCTCCAGATATAGATGTAGATtcagatgatgatgaaaatgaagAAGATCAAGAGAACTGGTCAAATGATGAACTCTCGGACAGTGAACCAATGATGTTGGAAGATGGACACTCAAGACAGCGAAAAGTGAATAGGACAAAAGTCAGACCTGCAATGAATAGG CAAAGAAATCTGAAGCAGAAATTTGTGGCATTGTTGAAAAGATTCAAAATTTCAGAAGAG GTGCTAGATGCAGGAGCAGACCATGAGATATTAGGAGATGGAGAAAACCCAGCAGATATTGATGATCTTATAGAAGAACTGGAAGATTTGAGTGATAGCGAACCAGAACTTGATACCATGAGTGTAATGTCCACACCTAAACCTAGACTAAG GCCATTTTTCACTGGACAGGGAAGCACAAACGAAATTGACAGGCAAAGTTTAACA ccccGTAAAGCATTATTGGACCAGTTGACATTGGTACTGGGCGGCTCCGATGATAAGCTACCTGACAACTTACTTCTAGTCAATACAGCAGAATGGCAAGGGCAG TTATTTGTGCAGAAGTTACAAGACAAACATCTGAGAATGATATGTACATGTTCAGATGCTGATGTAAGGGCCACAATCAACTTCCTTGtctcaaaaatacaaaaatt ttgTAATTATAATTCTCGAAGTCCAAATGCCACAAAGATAGGTATAGCAGGTGGAGATGGTTTCATCAATTCAGTATTACGTCCATATGTGGAGCAGTTCTCTGCAAAGTCACCTGATTGGCAGACATACGTCAAATTTCTTGTTATACCATTTG GTTCCAGTGCAGTTGGAAAGTATTTGGCACATATAGACAGTACATACAATAGTTTATTTGGTGATTGGATGTGGAAAGACACATTTGAAAGGACTGATTCATCCTCCAATAAATTAG AGCAAGAACAagtttatgctagaatatcgAAATATCTGTCATCCGCTGGCGGAATTGTACAGATCCCTATCGCAGAAGCTATGGTTATGTGTAAAGTTAAAGG GAGTGATGAGGAGTCTTGTCAAGTGTTTGTTCCATTCCTTTGT GAGGTTAAGATAGGTACAACTGAAGCATTAATGACGTCCATAGATCTTGATGAGAGTATACCGGCACCGTCCTTGTCTAGTTCTCCACCACAGCAAAATGTTGCCACTGTAGATAAAAATACTCCACCAAACTCACCAAATGTCAGCGGATCAGCTCCATTTTTAGG GGTAACACCACCCACAGCCTCAGCCTCGTATTCACCAAGAGAATATGTTGAACTGCAAGTTGATTACTGGACCATGGCGAATAAGACGGAATCATCGGACAAAGTTGATAAATCAAGCAAAAAAGACAGCAACAAGTCCTCCCTGAAGTCCGTTTTCAAGTCATTACATGTTGTCAGACTGTCACCACAACATCAACTTCCTGCTCTGGCAGAGAACCAGACTGTGCCATTTGCATTGATAGTTGTGACACGAGAAAAGAAACAGAAAA TACGTATTGGGAAGAAGTCAAAAGAAGAATCAAAAACTTCAGTTTATGATGGAATCAGCAGATTGATATGTACCTCCAAAAGTCTAAACCAGTCACTTAAAG TGACAGTAGATGGCGTTGATTGGATGGGTGTAAAATTCTTCCAACTGTCGTCTCAGTGGCAGACGCACATCAAACATTTCCCTGTGTGTACCTTTACAGCAGACATTGGACCAGTCACATGA